The Halodesulfovibrio sp. DNA segment TAAAGATTGCGATGATAGTAAATGCTGCACCAGCATGACCAAGCGCCGCGATAAAACCGTTTGGCGCAAGTAACGCAGCTGCAAGCGGTGGTACAAAAACAATCGCGGTAGTTCCTGCACGACCTGCTTTATCATTTTTGCGGCGGAATGTTTCGGCAACAAGGTCGAACAACGCAAACGCTACACCAATGAAGGAGGTGATAAGTGCAAGAGAAGCAAACAAAGAAAGAATGGTGATAACCCATGAAGAACCGCCGCTCATCTGTGCAAGCAGAACATCTACGTTATCCATTGTTACCAGCTGAGCTGGAGTTGCACTGCCGAGTACCAACGTCAACCATGCAAAGTAACAGATAAAAGGAATTGTACTACCGATGGTTAAGATGCGAATCAGCGTCTTTTTATCATCACCTACGTAGTTCACAATACTTGGGATACATGGATGGTAGCCAAATGAAGTAAACAATACAGGCAAAGAAAGCACCAGAGCTTTAACCTTTGCTTCACCGAGGGTGAGGTTATCCGGTGTAAGCTGACCGCCAAGAGTTACAAAGCTGACAACCATACCTACCAGCATTGCAATAAAGAGATACTTGTTTGCAGTAACAACTAATTCAGTACCGGAGAATAACAGCAGCGCACTGATGCAACCGAACAGTAATGTACCCATCTGTGCGTTCAAACCGGTGTTACTGGCAATAATACCACCCATTCCGGTAAGGTATGCAACGAGCAAACAGTAGAACAAAAAGAATACGCTGCCTGTTCCAAGAAGCTGACCGTACTTTCCTAACACCTTGCGGGTCATAAAGTTTACGTTCACACCTTTGCCAAACTCGAGGTTAATCTCAAGAAAGAGCAAACCAGCGTAGATAGCGATGAACCACATAAAGAGGATTGCCAGACTACCTGCCACAAACCCCAGACTTCCGATAGCCATTGGAAGCCCAAGCATTCCAGCCCCGATCGACGTGCCAGCAACAATACTGATTGCACCAAGTTCTTTTGAAAACATACATATTCCTTTCTTATATTACCCACAGAGCCACAACGCAGCATCTGTGAACAGCAGGCAATACATGATACTATAATTTTTTATGTTGTCTTTTGTACGTTGCATGCAACGCCTGCATACAAGATAAATTTTTGACAATTTTGTACACAAAATGACTGTATCAGCAAAGCTATTTCGTGAAGAACACAAGTCCTACACATGGTAATTACGTAAATCAAGTGCATTT contains these protein-coding regions:
- a CDS encoding aromatic amino acid transport family protein produces the protein MFSKELGAISIVAGTSIGAGMLGLPMAIGSLGFVAGSLAILFMWFIAIYAGLLFLEINLEFGKGVNVNFMTRKVLGKYGQLLGTGSVFFLFYCLLVAYLTGMGGIIASNTGLNAQMGTLLFGCISALLLFSGTELVVTANKYLFIAMLVGMVVSFVTLGGQLTPDNLTLGEAKVKALVLSLPVLFTSFGYHPCIPSIVNYVGDDKKTLIRILTIGSTIPFICYFAWLTLVLGSATPAQLVTMDNVDVLLAQMSGGSSWVITILSLFASLALITSFIGVAFALFDLVAETFRRKNDKAGRAGTTAIVFVPPLAAALLAPNGFIAALGHAGAAFTIIAIFIPCAMAWKMRAAGQNKAFRAFGGKPALVASFVCGIVIVVASYL